A section of the candidate division WOR-3 bacterium genome encodes:
- a CDS encoding sigma 54-interacting transcriptional regulator, with the protein MNEIILESISDGVFTVDLNWKITFFNKAAEKITGVKRSDALGKNCCEVFKSNMCETKCPLRKTIKNGKPLIDIAGYLIDLNGREIPISVSTALLHDEKGEIIGGAETFRDLSEISELKKELSEKTAFGEMISENAEMRRIFDVIPAISESPSTVLIQGETGTGKEVLAKTIHNLGPRSKKPFVAINCAALPDTLLESELFGYKKGAFTGADNDRTGKITEASDGTLFLDEIGEISQSLAVKLLRVLQEREFEPLGSNVVVKTGARIITATNRDLYLMTQKNEFRQDLFYRLNIISLTLPPLRKRKEDIPHLAEKFLDRLNVVQKKNISAFKPEVFSFFYTYDWPGNIRELENVVERAYVLCSKKIIGIECLPQELTKFKLPQVESGDIRTAKIMVEEQAIMRALERNKNNRSAAARELGIDKTTFYRKVKNYGIILPSKKKLRRQEI; encoded by the coding sequence ATGAATGAAATAATTTTAGAAAGCATATCCGACGGAGTTTTCACAGTTGATTTGAACTGGAAAATTACATTTTTCAACAAAGCAGCCGAAAAGATCACGGGCGTAAAAAGGAGCGATGCCTTGGGTAAAAATTGTTGCGAGGTATTCAAATCCAACATGTGCGAGACGAAATGCCCGTTGAGGAAAACTATAAAAAACGGCAAGCCTCTGATAGATATTGCCGGATACCTTATAGATCTTAATGGCAGAGAAATTCCAATAAGCGTTTCAACGGCTCTTTTACATGACGAAAAAGGCGAGATAATAGGAGGAGCAGAAACTTTCAGAGATCTGAGCGAAATATCGGAATTGAAAAAAGAACTGAGTGAAAAAACGGCTTTCGGAGAGATGATAAGCGAAAACGCCGAAATGAGGCGCATCTTCGATGTCATTCCGGCTATATCGGAAAGTCCAAGCACGGTTCTCATTCAAGGTGAAACAGGAACCGGTAAAGAAGTGCTCGCCAAAACCATACACAATTTGGGACCTCGTTCCAAAAAACCTTTTGTAGCAATAAATTGCGCCGCCCTACCGGACACGCTTCTCGAATCGGAACTTTTCGGTTATAAAAAAGGGGCTTTCACCGGCGCAGATAATGACAGAACAGGTAAAATTACCGAGGCCTCCGACGGCACTTTATTTCTCGATGAAATCGGCGAAATATCGCAGTCTCTGGCGGTTAAACTGCTCAGGGTACTTCAGGAGAGGGAGTTTGAACCGCTGGGTTCAAACGTTGTCGTAAAGACTGGCGCGCGTATAATAACCGCTACAAACCGTGACCTGTATTTGATGACGCAGAAAAACGAATTTCGACAGGATCTTTTTTACCGCTTGAACATCATATCGCTGACACTGCCTCCATTGAGAAAAAGAAAAGAGGACATACCTCATCTCGCCGAGAAATTTTTGGACAGATTGAATGTAGTGCAGAAAAAAAACATATCAGCATTTAAGCCTGAAGTTTTTTCGTTTTTTTATACCTATGACTGGCCCGGAAATATAAGAGAACTCGAAAATGTCGTCGAGAGAGCTTACGTGCTGTGTTCCAAGAAAATAATTGGCATTGAATGCCTGCCTCAGGAATTGACAAAATTCAAATTGCCTCAGGTGGAATCGGGCGATATAAGGACGGCGAAAATAATGGTAGAGGAACAGGCTATAATGCGTGCACTCGAAAGAAACAAAAACAACAGAAGCGCCGCGGCAAGAGAACTCGGAATAGATAAAACTACCTTCTACAGAAAAGTAAAAAATTACGGCATTATACTCCCCTCAAAAAAGAAGTTGCGGCGACAGGAAATTTAG